The Tachysurus fulvidraco isolate hzauxx_2018 chromosome 26, HZAU_PFXX_2.0, whole genome shotgun sequence genome segment acacacacacacacacacacacacacacacacacacagtgttcataACTTGATAGTTTTGGCCAAATTATCTCCAGCTAACTAAAATATCTGTGGAGTTTGTGAACTAGATTGTTGTTataactctctgtctctctctgtctgtctctctctctctgtctctctgtctgtctctctctctgtgtctctctctgtctctgtctctctgtctctctctgtctctctctgtctgtctctctctgtctctgtctctctctgtctctctctgtctctctctgtctgtctctctctctctgtctctctgtctgtctctctctctgtgtctctctctgtctctgtctctctgtctctctctctctctgtctctctctgtctgtctctctctgtctctgtctctctctctgtctctctctctctctctgtctatctctgtctctctctctgtctctctctctctctctgtctctctctctgtctctctctctgtctctctgtctctctctctctctgtctctctctctgtctctctctctctctctctgtctctctctctctgtctgtctctctctctgtctctctgtctgtctcgctctgtctctcggtctctctctctctctctgtctctctctctctctgtctctctctgtctgtctctctctctctgtctctctgtctgtctctctctctgtctctctctctctgtctctctctctctctgtctctctctctgtctgtctgtctctctctctctctctctctctctctctctctctctctctgtcagcagGATGAGTGTGTGATAAATGGAGGATCGAACCCTGCTGCAGAATATTAGACAGACTCCTAAACCGAGTCTCCCAGTTCTGAGTGCGTCACAGAGAGTCTctacacctgtctcactctctacacctgtctcactctctacacctgtctcactctctacacCACTCTctacacctgtctcactctctacacCTGTCTCAGTCTGTGGAGCCATAATTTACATACCATTTGTGTTTGAGTAACTTGTGTAGAAAAGCTTCTTCACTCTTACACTTTCACGTTATTAAAGTAAATGTGTGCGTTGGGATTTCTGCCAACGTCTGCTTTATTTGCACCAAACAGAGGCTCCATGTTACTGCTAAAGATGTTCACTACTCAGTAATGTACACAGTTTAGCTCCACCCACATGCTCTCACTCCACCCACATGCTCTCACTCCACCCACATGCTCTCACTCCACCCACATGCTCTCACTCCACTCACATGGTCCTTGGGTATAAAAAGGAACCAAGAGTCACAAGCTGAACCACACTGTCTAGAGAATAcgtactaaacacacacacacacacacacacacacacacacacactcagtcgttctctctttgttctgttttcagTAATCTCCAAACTGGTGGCCATTGCATTACCTGTTGCTCAGCTCGTCATTGGTGTGAAAATTTActtcttaatttaatttaatttcctcCTTCTTCAGGTGTGTTATTGAATGgaatctcactctcactcactctcactcaggTGTGCTGTACCGGGAGGCATGTCCTCTTCAGCCCCTCCTTCCGATCTACCTGTTGGTCTCAGGTGTGTTTTCACTCGTGCTGGTTGTGTTGTCGTGTCTCCCCTGCACTCAGGAGGAGGAGAATGGTGGTGGAGCCATCAGCACCTTATGCACCACCTGGAATTCCCTTATCACACTCTTCCTGTTCTGCTGGTTCATTGCTGGTgaagacacacactcactcttctcagtctttctttctgtctttatgtCTCACTTTAGTGATAaaactgaggtgtgtgtgtgtgtgtgttgtaggtaaTGTGTGGGTTTATTCCATCTATGAGCCAAGTTATGACCATCATATGCTGACATACTGTGATAAGACGCTTTACCTTTTTGCCTTTTGGACCATCACGCTCGTCTACATCATCATCGGTCTGATCATCGTAGCCAGCTGCTGCGTcatggtgtgcatgtgtgtgtgcggccGAGTAGGAATGTCTAGCTCCCTTACTGATGACGTCtgagacacacatcagacattTTGTTACATACATGTGTCTTCTACATGCACACACTGTCCTGCTGAGACTGGGGTGGTTGATCTTTTCTATATGTgcttagttgtgtgtgtgtgtgtgtgtgtgtgtgtgtgtgtgtgtgtgtgtgtgtgtgtgtgtgtgtgtttacatgttcacactgatttattcatacatttttgGTTTATATTTCACATgctgaatataataaaaatatatataattctctctttttcatttaCACGCATAGGCACAAacaattaaatgtgtgtgtatttagcaGGTATGATGTAATAGACATGGCAATAGAAGGTAAGCTACTTTCTGTGATATAAAAACAACCTGTCAATCACTTTATCAAACCTTGTAATCATAATGCAATATCTTTGATAAAACACTTTAACACAGATGATGATTAGGGGAGGGTGGGAGGGGGGGATCTAGACGTGAACCGGATGTAAAACTATCCACTGACTGACTTGTGTAACGTTTGCAGCTGCATGTAGGGGGCGGTAGAGATGTGGCTGCGCTTAATGTGCGCCGGATAATGCGCACAAATACAGTTTACTAGGTCACTATACATAGATCtctacactagatgtcgccttggggtcctaaaaatgcgtcaacaccgccgccatctttgtacgggGCTCCTTTACCTTAAACACGTGGCAGATGCCGGACTTCTGAGCTGCGTTTGGTTGTTAAAACGAAATAAAACTAAACCCAGACAgaagggattacattacacacgtGAGAACGTGTTTTATGGTgatgaatgttaggaaattatatttcgtgttccgttggtttgtttcagtccttggttaatGACCGCAGCTGATCCATgttagttacccattagtttgtGACAGTTAGGGAAacagacaatgtttgtagattctgaagctcttaataaggacattaaaaactGACACTTGCTCTTTGCTTAAAagtgaaaagacccaactttctgttctgtaagattccctcATCTGTCTAACATagtttattagattgtccttaACACAAGCTGAACGCtctttatcaagttacttcacttaaagacagatttaatgacattatgtctgaaaagggtttggatttttttatcgtatgttaattaaaataaaaaaaaattgtataatatgacttgctgtttatatttgttttgtttttattacatttatatgatatttgtgtttttttaattgaattttgccatgaaaatagcttttgattggtgacatggtattaaatattataatctgaatctgtttgtcccaagtgataaacagagacgtcagtcatggacaagttgcagggacactCACTTTAGTGATAAAactgaggggtgtgtgtgtgtgtgtgtgtgtgtgtgtgtgtgtgtgtgtgtgtgtgtgtgtgtgtgtgtgtgtgttgtatgtcaCAGTTAggttggcagtgtaacacaagttcagcctcaaagtcaaactgtttttttttgtttgtttgtttgtttgtttgtttatgtgactttattacatacttatttaatgtggcaaaatcttgcagaaaaagaataaatataagattGAACAGTCTTTAACACCTCAACTATCTacctttcacattatgttcctcttgaatttgtgatttgtttccacctgcaaattgctttgtgtatcacattaaataaaccaatacaatttaaatgtttaaatgaacatgtatagtcacaccattgtagcagtgttacttacagtaggctataaggtaaggcaatatatatgtgtgtatacacacacacacacacacaccattgtagcagtgttacacgcagtaggctataaggtaaggtattatatatgtgtatatgtgtgtatacacacacacacacaccattgtagcagtgttacatacagtaggctataaggtaaggcaatatatatgtgtgtatacacacacacacacacacacacaccattgtagcagtgttacatacagtaggctataaggtaaggtaatatatgtgtgtatacacacacacacacacaccattgtagcagtgttacttacagtaggctataaggtaaggcaatatatatgtgtgtatatacacacacacacacacaccattgtagcagtgttacatacagtaggctataaggtaaggtaatatatatgtgtatgtatatacacacacacaccattgtagcagtgttacatacagtaggctataaggtaaggtaatatatgtgtgtatacacacacacacacacacacacacaccattgtagcagtgttacatacagtaggctataaggtaaggtaatatatatgtgtatgtata includes the following:
- the LOC125140295 gene encoding transmembrane protein 272-like isoform X2; protein product: MEDRTLLQNIRQTPKPSLPVLSVLYREACPLQPLLPIYLLVSGVFSLVLVVLSCLPCTQEEENGGGAISTLCTTWNSLITLFLFCWFIAGNVWVYSIYEPSYDHHMLTYCDKTLYLFAFWTITLVYIIIGLIIVASCCVMVCMCVCGRVGMSSSLTDDV
- the LOC125140295 gene encoding transmembrane protein 272-like isoform X1 encodes the protein MEDRTLLQNIRQTPKPSLPVLIISKLVAIALPVAQLVIGVLYREACPLQPLLPIYLLVSGVFSLVLVVLSCLPCTQEEENGGGAISTLCTTWNSLITLFLFCWFIAGNVWVYSIYEPSYDHHMLTYCDKTLYLFAFWTITLVYIIIGLIIVASCCVMVCMCVCGRVGMSSSLTDDV